GGGGGCTTGGGGTCGGAAATTTTCCGCCGTCGTGGGGGGGGAAGTTCCGATCCCGAGGATCGAGACCGCCAGGCCATCTGCTTGTCGTTTGACGAATCGCTTGCTGACTACCTGGTTGACGGCTGACTCGACAAAACCTGATGCAATGCGCTCCCCATGCCGATAGCGGTCACCGTAGTTCACGATGTAATGCCGGTTGTTGTCGAGGTAGATGAGCTTCCCCACAACATTGCCAATAGTGGGACCGACGCCACAATCGGCGAGAGATTGCTGCGGCCGTGGCTCGAGGAAATGTCGATCGCAGCGCTGGCCGTGAAGACCTTCGGAAGCCGCCTGGTGCTACTGCTGACCGGCTGGCCGGTGCTTCTGCTGGCCTTCTGGTGTGGCATGACCGATGGTCTCGTGGAACGCTCGATCCGACGCGCCAGCGTTGGGCGCGAATCGTCCGGCTTGTACCATCGCGCGAAATATGCCCAGTTGAGTCTGGGCGCCACCTCGGTCCTCGTATTCGTCTGTCTACCGTATCAGCTTGATGTGCAGTGGGTGTTGTTCCCCATCGCCATGATCATTGGGATCCTGGCTAGGACGCAGTAGAAGTTTTTTAAGAAGTATCTTTGAACAGGCGGCTATCCACGGGCGTCTTTTTTGCCGTTGCGGCACCTGGCCGCTTATCTCTCTCTGGAAGTAGATAGCCCCGATTTCGGCGAATCGTCGCTGGGGCGGCGTCGAATGACCGGAACTGCCGGGAAGGGACCGCACCCCACGCCTCTCAGTCGATTCCTGCCCGCCCCTTTACTGCCGTTGGGCCCCGCGCAGCCCCAACGGCAATTTCCAAGCCCCCTCAGTCATCCGCCCGCGATGCCGGCACTGGGCGATTGAGTGACCGTTTGCTGGATAAAGCGGTCTCCTGAATGTCGGAGCCACGCGTCCGGCGAAGCTCCCGTCATGGCCGATAGCTGCCTCCGGCTGCATAGATTTGCTTGAGTATGCGAGGGCCGCAGGTCGAGCGACCGAGGGGCTCGAACCACGCTCGCATGCACGCCAGTGAAGCGCGAACGATCGCACGGTGAGTAAGGTGGGCAGAGGCATCTCGTTGCGCTCCGGGCGCGGCCTCGCTCGCGAACTCGTTGCCGAAGCCGCTTTGATATTTGATGTCATCCATGGGCCATGCGCGCTCGCCTTGCACAGGTAGCGATCAATTCACCGTGATGTGACGTTCCTTGATGATCTGCCCCCAGCGCACGCTCTCCTCGTTGATCATGCGGGCGAGTTCCGCCGGGCTCGTGGAGAGCGGCTCGAATCCCCGCTCCTCCAGCTTGCGCGTGAAGTCCTGGCTCTTCACCACCCTCTCTATTTCCGTGCGCAGACGCTCGATGATGGCCGGGGGCGTCCCCTTCGGGGCGACAAATGCAGCCCAACTCTCCAGGGTGAGCTTGGGGAAGCCTTGCTCCGCAACCGTGGGCACGTTGGGAAGCGCCGCCATGCGCTTCTTGCCCGTGACAGCCAGCGCGCGCAACTTGCCCGCCTGGATGTGCGGAACGATCGTCCCGGGTGCCTCGAAGTAGAGATCGACCTGCCCGGCAAGCACATCGTTGAGCGCGGGCGCGCCGCCCTTGTAGGGCACGGTGGTGATCGTGATGCCTGCTTCCTGGCTGAAGGTTTCACCGGCAAGATGCGGTGTCGTGCCGACGCCCGGCGAGGCGAAGCTTAGCTTACCAGGCTTGCTCTTGGCCGCTGCGATTACATCCGCCAGCGACTTGTAGGGAGATTTGCTGTTCACGACCAGCACCAGCGGAAACTGGCTCACTGTGGCGATCGGCGCGAACGACGAGGGCGTGACGCCGGAGCTTGGTTGCAGATGGGGCGCGATGGTCAACGTGCTGGCATTCGGGAGAAAGAGGGTGTAGCCGTCCGCGGGCGATCGCGCCACCTTGGAGGCCGCGATCATGCCGCCGGCACCTCCGACGTTCTCGACAACCACGGGCTGGCCCAGGGCAGACGTGAGGCGCTCCGCAGCGATGCGGGCGACGACATCGGACTGGCCCCCGGCCGCGAACGGCAGGACCAGCTTGATCGGCTGGGAGGGGTAAGCATCCGCGGCCATGCCTGCCGTGGGCACTATGGTGGCTGCGAGGGCGAGCGCGCCGCAGGCAAGCAGCTTTTCGATGATCTTCACTTTTTTGTCTCCTGAATTGGGTATGGGATGAGCGTCGGCTAGTAGCCGACGCTTCTGTCGACCTCGTTGAGCAAAGGCTGGCCCTGCGCGAGGCGCTGCAAGTTCTCCAGGAACTGCTCCACGACAGGGCCGACCGTCGGCTGCGCGGCCACGTGAGGCGTGACCAGGATCCGCTCGTGGTGCCAGAAGGGGCTGCTGGCGGGCAGCGGTTCCGACGCGAACACGTCGAGCGCCGCGCCGGCGAGATGTCCCTCGTCGACGAGGGCTAGCAGGTCCTCCTCCACGACGATGCCGCCGCGCGCCACGTTCACCACGAAGCTGCCCTTAGGCAACTTGCGCAGGCTGGCGTGGTCCAGAGTGCCCTTGGTCTCCGCCGTGAAAGGCAGCAGGCAGACAAGGTAGTTCGATTGCGCGAGGAAGTCGTCCTTCTGGCTCTCGCCGACGAAAACGGGAACGCGCGCTTCTCGTGCCAACGTGCGCGTCCACGCGATGACCCTGAATCCGAGCGCCAAGAGTGCGTCGGCGACGACGGAGCCGATGGAACCCAGCCCCATGATGCCCACGGTGAGCTGGCTGGCGTCGGGGACAGCCAACCGCTTCCATTCACCCGCCGCGTGCTGTCGCTCCATCGCTGGCAGCGAGCGGAAGTGCCGCAGGATCTGCAGGCTCACGAACTGCGCCATGCTAAACCCGAGGCCCGGTTCGACGGCGCGCGTGACCTTCACATGGGGCGGCAGGTCCGGGGCCGAGAGGATGCCGTCCGCACCAGCGCCCACCGAGGCTGCCAGGCGCAGGTTGGGAAGGCGCGGTGCGATGCCGGCAGGCAGTTTGAAGGCGAACAGCGCGGTGACGTCGGGATCCGAGGCGCCTTCGATGTCGGTGATCACGTGCAGACCGGGGGCGCGGGAGCGGAGTACCTCGTAGCGGCTCTTGACGAAATCCGACGACAGCAGCATCAGGACTTTGGGGGACGAAGGTGATTGCATGTTCTTCAAACGGTTCGCTCGTACGAGAAGTTCGGGTTGTGCCTGCGCGCCTGTCGCACCAGCAGCTGCCACCGCAGATCGACGACGTCGGGGCGCTGCAGGAAGGACTTGGTCTGCCGCGCTTCGGCGGTCGGCAACAACTTGGGCGTGCCTGCGGACATGGCTTGCAGTTGCACCCGTGCGGCGAATTCGAGGACGGTCGCGGCGATCGTGGCGTCGGCAATCGAATTGCCCACGACCACGGACCCGTGGTGGCGCAGCAGAATCGCCCGGTTCGGGCCCAGCCTGGATGCGATGCTGGCGCCCTCCTTCTTGTCGAGGACTATGCCCTCGAACTCGTCGAAAAGCACGATGTCCTCGTAGAACAGCGCGCCGCTCTGCGTCACCGGCTTGAGGTTGCTGCCGATCACGCCCAGGGCCAGGGAAGCTTCCGAATGCGTGTGCAGGATGCAGCATACCTCAGGACGCGCATTGTAGATTTCGGTGTGGATATTGAGAGTCGGGTTGCATGGCAACGTACCGCTCACGGTGCGCAGGTCGAAGTCGGACTCGATCAATGCGTCTGCCGTCGCCTCCTCGAATCCGTATCCGTACGGAATGCTCCAGAACGTACGCGCACCGGGCAAGCGCGCTGTGAGGTGTCCGGAGATGCCACTGCCTTGTCCATCCATGGCTAGAATCTGGAAGGCGTGCACCAGGTCGTGCAGGAGGTCGTGCAATGGTTCTGGCTGTTTCATGTTGAGGTCCTGACTGGGTTATTAAGCCTGCGTCGCAGTGGAGTGACCGACGGACACGTCGACCGCGGTAGCGTCATAGCTGAAAAGCCATTCGTAGCGCTCGCGCACACGCTGCTCATTCCACTCGGCATCCACGTAGCGACTGGCCTCCACCGGATCTGCCAGCAACGGATTGTGAAAGCGCGCCCCGTTCGCCGCCGAGCCCAGCACGATGCGCGAGGTACGTTCCTGCCGCAGGGCCTCGTACCGGGCCAGGGCCGCTTCCGGGTGTTCGGCGTTCGCCGCCAGGCAGCGGGCAAGCACGATGCCGTCCTCCAGAGCCATCACCGCGCCTTGTGCAAGGAAAGGCAGCGTGGGATGGCAGGCATCACCCAGGAGAGTGGAACGGCCGACGGTCCATCGGTCCATGGGCTGCCGGCTGAGAAGCGCCCACTTGTACGGCTGCTGGATCCCCTGGATCAACGCCTGCACGTCGTCGTGCCAGCGCTCGAAGTCCTTCAGGCATTCCTCGATGCTGCCCCGTTCCGTCCAGGACTCGACCTGCCAGTCCGTGCGCTCGACGATGCCCACAAAGTTCATGAGTTCGCCATTGCGAAGCGGGTAGTGGATGACGTGCGCACCGGGACCGATCCAGTTGGTACCAACGTTGGCCTGAAGATGGTGCGGAATCTTCTCGCGCGGAATGAGACCGCGCCAGGCGACACAGCCAGTGAACTGCGCGTCGCCCGCTCCGAACAGGGCGCGGCGCACGCGCGAGTGCACGCCATCGGCGCCGATGAGGATGTCACCGTGAACGCGCTCGCCGCCTTCGAGTTCCACCACGACACCGACGTCGTCCTGTTCGACGCCGACCACCCTCGCGCCTAGCCGGATCGCATCTGATTGAAGCCGCCGTACATGCCGTTCCATCAGGCCATGCAGGTCCGGTCGGTAGATCATGTAGTAGGGGAAGCCGTACTTGCGCACCGACTCGGCACCGAGATCGAACAGCTTCCATGTCTGGCCGGTACTCCACAGGCGCACCTGCTTGCCGCCCGCCTCGGTGGCGATGTCCTTCAGCTCCGATGCCAAGCCCAGGTCGGCCAGGCAACGGACGCCGTTGGCGCTGACCTGGAACCCGGCTCCCACCTCGCCAAGCTGCCGTGCCTGCTCTAGGACGGTGACGCGGAAGCCGCGCTGGATCAGCGCGAGTGCGCAGCACAGACCACCAATGCCAGCACCGGCAATGAGGATTCTTTGGAGGGGCGGCGTCATGTTGGATGCTCCTTTTGCGGGATCGCTGCGTTGATAGAGGTCAATTTCATCGCACGCACAGAGATTTTGGAAGTTAAACTATCAAATCAATTCATTAGTAAACGAAATGAACGTCAGCACTCGCCAGCTCCAGGCGTTCCTCGCGATCGCCCACCTCGGCAGCTTCACGCGCGCGGCGGAGGAAATCTTCGTGACGCAGGCAGGGCTAAGCCTCATGCTCAAGGACCTCGAGGCGCAGGTCGGCGCAAGGCTGTTCGACCGCACGACGCGGAGCGTGCGACTCACGCCTGCAGGCCAATCACTGCTGCCGACCGCCCGCCGCATGATGGCGGACTGGGAAGCCGCCACATCCAACGTCGGGCGACTCGCCGCGGAAGCGGAGCAACGGGTCTGCCTTGCGGCGACGCCGCTGATTGCATCGAGCGTGCTTCCCCTGTGGTTGCAGGTGTTCCATGAGACGCACCCCGCAGCCCGCGTCTCGATCAGCGACCTCGACCGACGCGAGATCCTGTTGGGGATCGAAGCGGGAGAACTTGACGTCGGTCTTGGTGCATTCTTCCGGCCGGCCACGGGCATCGACCGGCAGTTGCTCGCCCGTTTTGACATGGTGCTGGTCAGGGCCAAGGCAAAGGATTCCAGGACACGCGGGCGCGGATTCGAAATGGGGCGCAAGGTGAAGTGGTCGGCTCTGGACGACAAGGAGCTCATCGTGCTCCCGAACAACAACCCGATCCAGAAGCTCGTGGACACGCAGCTTCGCGCCCTCGAAATCACCCCGCGACGGACCACCGCACTCCAGAACATCCAGGCCATGATCTCGATGGTAGAGGCGGGCCACGGAATGGCCGCGCTACCCGGATTCGTGGTGCCTGCGTGCGCACGCTACGACGTGACGGTGCACACACTCGTAGAGCCAGTGGTGCCAGTCGAATTCTTCGCGGTGAGCATGAAAGGACGGCTCAAGACGGCGCTCGTTTCCGGCCTCGTCGATGCGCTCGGAGCGCACTTTCAAGAGCTCGCCAAGCAGGTGGGCGCGTAATTCGGCTGACCTTCTGGGTGAACGCCCTGGCGAGTTCGACTGTATTCACCAAGCTGTCAGACGACTGCTCATGGCTGGGCCTGCGAGTTCGACCGTGCGCCACATAGCTGCCCTCGAGGCGGTCACCTTAGCGCGATGCCGGGGCGGCCGCCGCCGACGGCCTCAGATCTCGGTCTGCTCGGAGATCTCGAATCCTTCAAGGAAGGCATCGATCGGCAGGTATCGTGCGCGCACCCTGAATGGCGCTCGACCGCTTCCGGCCAGCCGCCGCCCTGCCGGCCCCCGGCAAAGACACAGCTTCGCCACAAACTGCACGACCACGCCGACAACTGAAAATGGCCGGCCGTACGACATTTGAGCAAAACCTCGACATTCAAGCACTTTACTGTTTGGCTGGTCCGCATTCGATATGATCTGGCACGGATCTCAAGTGGCTGGAGTGGCGCAAGGTGTCACAGTGCCTCACGTTGGGGTACGCCAAGGTGCTGTACTAGTTGGAAGACATCGAGGTGGCCGAGTATCCCGATGGCCATGTCGAAGTTTGGGCGACAGGCGCCTCCGATCGCCTACACCGCCTACGACAGCTTTGCCGAGGTGGACCAAGGCGCGATTGTCGACAATAAGCGGCTGGGCCGGACACTGGCCATTGCGGCCGAGGTGCAGGCGTTGCGCGACAACCGACGTTTCGCGGCGCCCTCACGGACGCTGCGCGGCGAGCCGCCGCGGCCCGCCAAGGTGCCCCTGAACATCAAGCGGAAGCGGTTGGTAAGTCGGCTCGACCTGAAACAGGCGATGCGACACCACCTTCTCCTCGCATCGAACGACGATTTGGCGAAGTGCCCTCCAATACCGCCCACCCCCGAGATGACGCCTTGCGACCCTGAACTGCCCTTCGACTCGGCGTAGCCCCTCTGGCGGCTCCCAAGGTCAAACGGTCATTCGCTGGGGCACGTCGGTCGGAACGCGTAGTCCACGCATCATCCATAGGTTGCTGAGCGCGAACAGCGTATGCAATTGCTGCGTGTTCTTCATCGGCCGCGATAGCGCACCTTTAGATGCCACCGTGCGCGGCGATGAACATGGCGACGGCCGACCGGCAATAGGATTCGATTTCGTCGTCGTCCTCGGCTCTCGCCTCATCGAAGCGTGCAATAAGCAGGAGATCGGATCCTTTGAAAAGCGCAGCAAACAAGCGGGCGGACCTGAGAGCATCGGGTACGTTCAGAATCGCTTTCGCGTGCAACTGACGCAACAGGGCCTCGATTTGGGCGATGACATGGGCGGGCCCGGCTTCGTAATGGAGCTTGCTTAACGACCTTTGATTCGTCTTGTCGGCCAAAACCATGGCTTCGACACTGCGGACGTCCGGGCTCAGTAGCGTGCGAAGCAGGGATGATCCCACCGCCATGAGTTGATCTTCGGCCGAACCCTCGACGCCTTCAAAAAGGGCCTGTGGTGAAAATTGATGGCAGTGGGCCACCATGGCCGCGCTGAACAGCGCCTCCTTGTTCTCGAAGTGCCGATAGATGCTTAGCTTGGATATCTTGGCCCGCTGCGCGACCTTGTCCATGGTCGTCGCTTGAAAACCCAATTCCACAAAGAGTTCGCAGGCGGCGTCGACAATCGTTTGGCGAAGCGCCTCGTTGGCGGGCCGGCCGCGCCGGCCCTGACTGTTTTCGGTCACGTAATTTTAGTACTTGACAGTATTTAAATTCATGCACTACGATACCACGCAGTATCGTAATGTGCAAGCCAAGGGCGGATTTGAACCGGTTGTGTCCAGATCAGGTTTCCCCGGGCCCCCCGGCGATATTGAGCGGCATTGTCGGGCCGGTCAATACAGCATGGGCAGCTTTCTCGCCAAGGCCGAAGCCCTGCTCGCTGACAGTCTCAAGCGCGTATCGCCGAACGATATTGCACATGACGCCCAGCCCACCCCTCCATCCACAACACGGAGCCCATCACCATGAATGACGTCATCATCATCGGCGGCAGCTTTGCCGGCCTCGCCGCCGCCCTGCAGCTCGGCCGTGCCCGCCGCAAGGTCACCGTTCTCGATACGGGCCGGCCGCGCAACCGCTTTGCCGGCCACTCGCATGGACTGCTGGGCCACGATCACAAGCCGCCGCTGGACATCCTAGTCGAGGCGCGGCAGCAACTGGCGCGCTATCCAACGATCAGCCTCGTCAATGCCCGGGCCGAACGGGTGTCTGGCGCCGTCGACGATTTCTGCGTCGTCACTGACGATCACGAAAGCCTGAGGGCGCGCCGCGTGATTCTGAGCTATGGCCTCGCCGACCAGATGCCTGATGTTCCGGGCTTTACCGAAAGCTGGGGCACGTCCATCGTGCCCTGCCCCTATTGCGACGGCTTTGAAGTCGCCGGCCAGCATTGGGGCCTCGTCTGGTCCGGTCCACAGTCACA
The Cupriavidus basilensis DNA segment above includes these coding regions:
- a CDS encoding DUF4400 domain-containing protein; this translates as MSIAALAVKTFGSRLVLLLTGWPVLLLAFWCGMTDGLVERSIRRASVGRESSGLYHRAKYAQLSLGATSVLVFVCLPYQLDVQWVLFPIAMIIGILARTQ
- a CDS encoding Bug family tripartite tricarboxylate transporter substrate binding protein, with product MKIIEKLLACGALALAATIVPTAGMAADAYPSQPIKLVLPFAAGGQSDVVARIAAERLTSALGQPVVVENVGGAGGMIAASKVARSPADGYTLFLPNASTLTIAPHLQPSSGVTPSSFAPIATVSQFPLVLVVNSKSPYKSLADVIAAAKSKPGKLSFASPGVGTTPHLAGETFSQEAGITITTVPYKGGAPALNDVLAGQVDLYFEAPGTIVPHIQAGKLRALAVTGKKRMAALPNVPTVAEQGFPKLTLESWAAFVAPKGTPPAIIERLRTEIERVVKSQDFTRKLEERGFEPLSTSPAELARMINEESVRWGQIIKERHITVN
- a CDS encoding 2-hydroxyacid dehydrogenase — encoded protein: MQSPSSPKVLMLLSSDFVKSRYEVLRSRAPGLHVITDIEGASDPDVTALFAFKLPAGIAPRLPNLRLAASVGAGADGILSAPDLPPHVKVTRAVEPGLGFSMAQFVSLQILRHFRSLPAMERQHAAGEWKRLAVPDASQLTVGIMGLGSIGSVVADALLALGFRVIAWTRTLAREARVPVFVGESQKDDFLAQSNYLVCLLPFTAETKGTLDHASLRKLPKGSFVVNVARGGIVVEEDLLALVDEGHLAGAALDVFASEPLPASSPFWHHERILVTPHVAAQPTVGPVVEQFLENLQRLAQGQPLLNEVDRSVGY
- a CDS encoding class II aldolase/adducin family protein, yielding MKQPEPLHDLLHDLVHAFQILAMDGQGSGISGHLTARLPGARTFWSIPYGYGFEEATADALIESDFDLRTVSGTLPCNPTLNIHTEIYNARPEVCCILHTHSEASLALGVIGSNLKPVTQSGALFYEDIVLFDEFEGIVLDKKEGASIASRLGPNRAILLRHHGSVVVGNSIADATIAATVLEFAARVQLQAMSAGTPKLLPTAEARQTKSFLQRPDVVDLRWQLLVRQARRHNPNFSYERTV
- a CDS encoding FAD-dependent monooxygenase, whose amino-acid sequence is MTPPLQRILIAGAGIGGLCCALALIQRGFRVTVLEQARQLGEVGAGFQVSANGVRCLADLGLASELKDIATEAGGKQVRLWSTGQTWKLFDLGAESVRKYGFPYYMIYRPDLHGLMERHVRRLQSDAIRLGARVVGVEQDDVGVVVELEGGERVHGDILIGADGVHSRVRRALFGAGDAQFTGCVAWRGLIPREKIPHHLQANVGTNWIGPGAHVIHYPLRNGELMNFVGIVERTDWQVESWTERGSIEECLKDFERWHDDVQALIQGIQQPYKWALLSRQPMDRWTVGRSTLLGDACHPTLPFLAQGAVMALEDGIVLARCLAANAEHPEAALARYEALRQERTSRIVLGSAANGARFHNPLLADPVEASRYVDAEWNEQRVRERYEWLFSYDATAVDVSVGHSTATQA
- a CDS encoding LysR family transcriptional regulator: MNVSTRQLQAFLAIAHLGSFTRAAEEIFVTQAGLSLMLKDLEAQVGARLFDRTTRSVRLTPAGQSLLPTARRMMADWEAATSNVGRLAAEAEQRVCLAATPLIASSVLPLWLQVFHETHPAARVSISDLDRREILLGIEAGELDVGLGAFFRPATGIDRQLLARFDMVLVRAKAKDSRTRGRGFEMGRKVKWSALDDKELIVLPNNNPIQKLVDTQLRALEITPRRTTALQNIQAMISMVEAGHGMAALPGFVVPACARYDVTVHTLVEPVVPVEFFAVSMKGRLKTALVSGLVDALGAHFQELAKQVGA
- a CDS encoding TetR/AcrR family transcriptional regulator, with the protein product MTENSQGRRGRPANEALRQTIVDAACELFVELGFQATTMDKVAQRAKISKLSIYRHFENKEALFSAAMVAHCHQFSPQALFEGVEGSAEDQLMAVGSSLLRTLLSPDVRSVEAMVLADKTNQRSLSKLHYEAGPAHVIAQIEALLRQLHAKAILNVPDALRSARLFAALFKGSDLLLIARFDEARAEDDDEIESYCRSAVAMFIAAHGGI
- a CDS encoding NAD(P)/FAD-dependent oxidoreductase; translation: MNDVIIIGGSFAGLAAALQLGRARRKVTVLDTGRPRNRFAGHSHGLLGHDHKPPLDILVEARQQLARYPTISLVNARAERVSGAVDDFCVVTDDHESLRARRVILSYGLADQMPDVPGFTESWGTSIVPCPYCDGFEVAGQHWGLVWSGPQSHQSARLFRDWTDKLTVFADGHDIAADIQADLARRNIPVVDGRIVEIAHHKGHITTVNLDTRRNVAVDVLFAHPRNKPSASLHESLGLATVDTPTGIVLKVDERRQTSIPGIYAAGDLATPFLPSVTQASSQGAMAGIFAQQSMLV